In Marinobacter sp. LQ44, the following are encoded in one genomic region:
- a CDS encoding ABC transporter ATP-binding protein, producing the protein MQALSTRELVIDIPGRADGYPLDLTIKSGQIWGVLGPNGAGKTTLLHTLAGLRSPRAGALFLNDVPTAKLKRRALSQQLGLVFQDRQDGFPATVLETALIGRHPWLAPWQMEGADDLAMAERSLEALDVLHLKNRLVSTLSGGERQRVAIATLMTQSPHTWLLDEPTNHLDLHHQVAVMKLLTERAAAGNAIFMCLHDLNLAARWCDHILLLYPNGEACWGLAERMLVPNALERLYNQQLATVEVDGAPFFVPKRD; encoded by the coding sequence ATGCAAGCCTTGAGTACCCGGGAACTGGTCATCGATATTCCTGGCCGGGCCGACGGTTACCCTTTGGATCTGACAATAAAATCAGGTCAGATTTGGGGCGTACTCGGGCCCAACGGTGCCGGCAAGACCACGCTGTTGCACACCCTCGCAGGCCTTCGTTCGCCCCGCGCCGGTGCTTTGTTCCTGAATGATGTGCCTACAGCGAAGCTAAAGCGGCGAGCCCTCTCCCAACAGTTGGGGCTGGTGTTCCAGGACCGACAGGATGGCTTCCCGGCAACGGTACTGGAAACCGCGCTGATCGGGCGTCATCCGTGGCTGGCACCCTGGCAGATGGAAGGGGCAGACGATCTGGCCATGGCCGAGAGATCACTGGAAGCACTGGATGTCCTGCATCTGAAAAACCGCCTGGTCAGCACCTTGTCTGGCGGTGAACGTCAGCGAGTGGCGATTGCCACCCTGATGACTCAGTCGCCTCACACCTGGCTGCTGGATGAACCCACGAATCACCTGGATCTGCACCACCAGGTAGCCGTCATGAAACTGCTCACCGAACGGGCGGCAGCGGGTAACGCCATTTTCATGTGCCTGCACGACCTGAACCTGGCTGCCCGCTGGTGTGATCATATTCTGCTGCTGTACCCCAATGGCGAAGCCTGCTGGGGCCTGGCAGAAAGGATGCTGGTGCCAAATGCTCTGGAACGTTTGTATAACCAGCAACTGGCAACGGTGGAAGTGGATGGCGCGCCTTTCTTCGTGCCAAAACGAGACTAG
- a CDS encoding cobalamin-binding protein, translating into MLLASPALASYVCATDDLGEEICLEHPAKRIAALSPGATELAWAAGAGDQVVAVVAYSDYPPAAREVASVGSHTRMDMERLLELQPDLVIGWVTGNPTEQLVTLKNMGVPVFSIEPRSFEAVSNTIERISILAGTEAEGFAEAERFRQGIADLQEAYAKADPVPVFYQVWDEPLMTVNSQHLIGEMIELCGGDNVFGKLDRLVPRISAEAVIAANPEAILAGGMGEENRHWLARWQAFPSITATERNNLFFIPPSLVQRPTPRMLEGTQLFCEKLEVARGRRP; encoded by the coding sequence ATGCTGCTGGCATCTCCGGCCCTGGCATCCTATGTCTGCGCCACGGATGATCTGGGCGAGGAGATATGCCTGGAACACCCGGCAAAACGCATTGCCGCACTTTCGCCTGGGGCGACAGAACTGGCATGGGCGGCGGGCGCCGGTGATCAGGTAGTTGCCGTGGTGGCTTACAGCGATTATCCCCCGGCAGCCCGAGAGGTCGCTTCAGTGGGTAGCCATACCCGCATGGATATGGAACGGCTGCTGGAGCTGCAGCCGGATCTTGTGATTGGCTGGGTAACCGGGAATCCGACGGAGCAGCTGGTCACACTCAAGAATATGGGCGTCCCGGTGTTCTCCATTGAACCCCGGAGTTTTGAAGCTGTCTCCAACACCATTGAGCGCATCTCCATACTGGCAGGTACTGAAGCAGAAGGCTTTGCAGAGGCGGAGCGATTCCGTCAGGGCATTGCCGACTTGCAGGAGGCGTACGCCAAGGCTGATCCGGTGCCGGTGTTTTACCAGGTTTGGGATGAGCCCCTGATGACGGTCAACAGCCAGCACCTGATCGGTGAAATGATTGAACTTTGCGGTGGTGATAACGTGTTTGGTAAGCTGGACCGGCTAGTGCCGAGGATCAGTGCGGAAGCGGTGATTGCGGCGAATCCCGAGGCCATTCTGGCGGGTGGAATGGGTGAGGAGAATCGCCACTGGCTGGCGCGCTGGCAGGCATTCCCCAGTATCACTGCGACAGAGCGAAACAACCTCTTTTTTATTCCGCCGTCACTGGTTCAGCGACCGACTCCGAGAATGCTTGAGGGAACGCAATTGTTTTGCGAGAAACTGGAGGTGGCCCGTGGCCGACGGCCCTAG
- the cbiB gene encoding adenosylcobinamide-phosphate synthase CbiB has product METFLVAVLVCVAAVALDWLVGEPRRWHPLAGFGRWASVAEAGLNGQPQAAARSLCLGALATAIVVTPVLALAVALQFWLGGWLWLVAQVAGVWLAMSLRGLAEHGRAVSIALNAGDGDQARKAVGWIVSRDAAALSDEGVAAAASESMLENGADAVFSSLFWYLLAGLPGVVLHRLINTLDAMWGYRNSRFLYFGRFAARLDDLMNWLPARLTALTYALLGSTRVAMRCWRTQARTWDSPNAGPVMSAGAGALGVTLGGPAPYANGIKDRPLLGRGPGASAATIEGAIALVQRGAMLWLSVLFVLALACSWVLPGGSG; this is encoded by the coding sequence TTGGAAACGTTTCTGGTTGCGGTGTTGGTGTGTGTCGCGGCGGTTGCACTGGACTGGTTGGTTGGTGAACCGCGCCGGTGGCACCCTCTGGCAGGCTTTGGCCGTTGGGCCTCGGTGGCAGAAGCTGGCCTGAATGGCCAGCCGCAGGCCGCCGCAAGGAGCCTGTGCCTGGGTGCGCTGGCAACCGCGATCGTCGTCACGCCGGTGCTGGCACTGGCTGTAGCACTGCAATTCTGGCTGGGCGGCTGGCTATGGTTGGTGGCTCAAGTGGCGGGCGTATGGCTCGCAATGTCGTTACGGGGGCTGGCGGAACATGGCCGGGCAGTGTCCATTGCGCTGAATGCGGGCGACGGTGACCAAGCCAGGAAAGCGGTGGGGTGGATTGTCAGCCGGGATGCAGCGGCGCTGTCCGACGAGGGGGTGGCCGCGGCTGCCTCGGAATCCATGCTGGAGAATGGTGCCGATGCGGTGTTCTCAAGTCTGTTCTGGTACCTGCTTGCCGGGCTGCCGGGTGTGGTTTTGCACCGATTGATCAATACCCTGGACGCCATGTGGGGCTATCGCAACTCCCGATTTCTTTACTTCGGTCGGTTTGCCGCCAGGCTGGATGACCTTATGAACTGGCTGCCTGCCCGGCTGACCGCCCTCACTTATGCGCTGTTGGGAAGTACCCGGGTGGCGATGCGTTGTTGGCGTACCCAGGCAAGAACCTGGGATAGCCCCAATGCCGGGCCAGTGATGTCGGCCGGGGCGGGCGCCCTTGGCGTGACCCTCGGTGGACCGGCGCCCTATGCCAACGGCATCAAGGACCGGCCACTGTTAGGTCGTGGCCCCGGGGCTTCGGCAGCAACAATCGAAGGTGCCATTGCTTTGGTACAGCGCGGGGCAATGCTCTGGTTGTCGGTGCTGTTCGTTCTTGCACTTGCCTGCAGCTGGGTGCTGCCCGGAGGTTCAGGATGA
- the cobD gene encoding threonine-phosphate decarboxylase CobD, with product MTAFDLPESPEHGGRLQAAIQRWGIPREQWLDLSTGINPVPWPVPAIPPEVWQRLPEPDDGLEEIIRSWAGAPERASCLPVAGSQAAIMALPAVRARVHGLGRVAVPVPGYREHGHAWRRAGFEVVAIPEQATDQDDLTWLDSVDVVVWIQPNNPTGQLVDPARLLLWHQRLQARGGWLVLDQAFVEGEPGFGLEPWAGAPGLILLRSLGKFFGLAGMRAGAVLAEPELTRAVAFELGPWTVSGPARYLMARALADRAWQIEARGRLQTSRLRMDGLLRTSGMPAATGTLLFRTLHHEKAAQIADELARRAILVRWFDEPSALRFGLPPDESGWQRLGSALSELTYLIDHPHPG from the coding sequence ATGACGGCCTTCGACCTTCCTGAATCCCCGGAGCATGGTGGGCGGTTACAGGCTGCAATACAGCGTTGGGGCATTCCCCGCGAGCAATGGCTTGATCTGTCCACCGGCATCAATCCGGTACCCTGGCCGGTTCCGGCCATTCCACCAGAGGTCTGGCAACGACTGCCAGAGCCGGACGATGGGCTGGAGGAGATCATCCGTAGCTGGGCAGGTGCGCCCGAGCGGGCCAGCTGCCTGCCGGTGGCGGGATCCCAGGCGGCGATCATGGCCCTGCCCGCCGTGCGCGCCAGGGTACATGGTCTTGGTCGGGTGGCGGTGCCTGTGCCGGGATATCGCGAGCATGGTCACGCCTGGCGTCGCGCCGGTTTCGAGGTGGTGGCGATACCTGAGCAGGCAACAGATCAAGACGATCTGACCTGGCTGGATTCTGTGGATGTTGTGGTGTGGATACAGCCGAATAATCCGACCGGGCAACTGGTCGATCCGGCCCGTCTTCTGCTATGGCACCAACGATTGCAGGCACGTGGGGGCTGGCTGGTACTTGATCAGGCCTTTGTTGAGGGAGAGCCCGGGTTTGGGTTGGAACCCTGGGCGGGTGCGCCGGGTCTGATACTTCTGCGATCCTTGGGCAAGTTTTTCGGCCTGGCCGGAATGCGCGCTGGGGCTGTGTTGGCTGAACCTGAGCTGACCCGTGCGGTGGCTTTTGAATTGGGCCCCTGGACCGTCAGTGGCCCGGCGCGTTACCTGATGGCAAGAGCTCTGGCTGACAGGGCATGGCAGATAGAGGCGCGGGGCAGGCTGCAGACGTCACGGCTGCGGATGGACGGCCTGCTCAGGACATCTGGCATGCCGGCAGCTACCGGCACGTTGCTGTTTCGCACGCTCCATCACGAAAAGGCAGCACAAATAGCCGACGAGTTGGCCCGTCGTGCCATCCTGGTGCGGTGGTTTGATGAGCCGTCAGCCCTGCGCTTCGGTTTGCCGCCTGATGAGTCCGGGTGGCAACGTCTGGGAAGTGCGTTGTCTGAATTAACATATCTCATTGACCACCCCCACCCCGGTTGA
- the cobO gene encoding cob(I)yrinic acid a,c-diamide adenosyltransferase, with translation MRERAKDPERHAKRMAAKQKVMQERIARAQKEQGVLLVLTGPGKGKSSSGFGMVARALGHGMKVGIVQFIKGAFSTGEEAFFRGLPNVTYHVMGQGYTWDTQNREQDVQSATEAWNIAADMLRDDSYDLILLDELNIALKYDYIDLDRVLDDLQARPEMQHVVVTGRGAPQELIDLADTVTEMGVVKHAFKDQGIKAQKGVEL, from the coding sequence ATGCGTGAACGCGCCAAAGACCCCGAACGCCATGCCAAACGCATGGCTGCCAAGCAGAAGGTCATGCAGGAGCGCATCGCCCGCGCCCAGAAAGAACAGGGGGTGTTACTTGTGCTGACTGGTCCCGGCAAGGGCAAGAGCAGCTCCGGCTTTGGTATGGTCGCCCGGGCTCTGGGCCATGGTATGAAAGTGGGCATCGTCCAGTTTATCAAGGGCGCCTTCAGCACCGGCGAGGAAGCGTTCTTCCGGGGGCTGCCGAACGTGACCTACCACGTGATGGGACAGGGCTACACCTGGGACACCCAGAATCGGGAACAGGATGTGCAGAGTGCGACTGAAGCGTGGAATATCGCAGCTGATATGCTCAGAGACGACAGCTATGACCTGATTCTGCTGGACGAACTGAATATAGCGCTGAAGTACGACTACATCGACCTGGACCGGGTGCTGGACGACCTTCAGGCCCGGCCGGAGATGCAGCACGTGGTGGTCACCGGCCGTGGTGCGCCCCAGGAACTGATCGACCTCGCCGACACCGTGACCGAAATGGGTGTGGTCAAGCACGCCTTCAAGGATCAGGGCATCAAGGCCCAGAAGGGCGTGGAGCTGTAA
- the cobT gene encoding nicotinate-nucleotide--dimethylbenzimidazole phosphoribosyltransferase: MALPQSWLAPPPAPSAQHAALAAARQQVLTKPPGSLGRLEQLAITLAALNGTDRPTVDPVRMVVFAGDHGVCAEGVSAFPQEVTAQMIANFAGGGAAISVMARELGASLEVVNLGTVGEVPELPGVIHQMIAPSTANLAKAPALDPGQVAAALTSGDQAAERSANAGCRLFIGGDMGIGNTTSAAALACALLGLPPERLVGPGTGLDSEGVTRKARVVSKALARHGDDRTPLSVLTSLGGFEIAALTGAILGCAARKIPVLVDGFIVSAAALVAVQQQPGARDWLMFAHRSAEPGHDAVLNALDGTPLLDLGMRLGEGSGAAVAVPLLRAACALHNHMASFADAGVSGKSRE; the protein is encoded by the coding sequence ATGGCCCTGCCTCAAAGCTGGCTAGCACCGCCCCCCGCCCCCTCAGCCCAACACGCCGCACTTGCCGCAGCGCGACAGCAGGTTCTGACCAAACCACCAGGCTCTCTCGGGCGACTGGAGCAGCTGGCGATTACCCTGGCGGCCCTGAACGGCACAGACAGGCCAACCGTTGATCCTGTCCGCATGGTGGTGTTTGCCGGTGATCATGGCGTATGTGCTGAAGGTGTTTCCGCCTTTCCCCAGGAGGTCACCGCCCAGATGATTGCCAACTTCGCCGGCGGCGGCGCGGCCATCAGCGTTATGGCCAGGGAACTCGGTGCCAGCCTGGAAGTCGTTAACCTCGGGACAGTCGGCGAGGTGCCAGAGCTCCCCGGCGTCATTCACCAGATGATTGCCCCCAGCACCGCCAATTTGGCCAAAGCGCCCGCCCTTGACCCCGGCCAGGTAGCCGCTGCACTGACCAGTGGCGACCAGGCAGCCGAGCGGTCGGCCAACGCCGGATGTCGGCTGTTCATCGGTGGCGACATGGGCATCGGCAACACCACCAGTGCCGCCGCACTCGCCTGCGCATTGCTGGGCCTGCCACCCGAGAGGCTCGTCGGGCCGGGCACCGGCCTTGACAGCGAGGGGGTCACTCGCAAAGCCCGGGTGGTATCCAAAGCATTGGCCCGGCATGGCGACGACCGCACCCCATTGTCTGTGCTGACGTCCCTCGGGGGCTTCGAGATTGCGGCGTTGACCGGTGCCATCCTCGGCTGCGCAGCCCGCAAGATCCCGGTATTGGTGGATGGTTTTATCGTCTCGGCCGCCGCGCTTGTGGCGGTTCAACAGCAACCCGGAGCGCGTGATTGGCTCATGTTTGCGCACCGGTCGGCCGAGCCCGGCCACGACGCGGTGCTCAACGCGCTTGATGGCACTCCGCTGCTGGACCTGGGCATGCGTCTGGGCGAAGGCAGCGGCGCCGCCGTTGCCGTACCTTTGCTTCGGGCCGCCTGCGCACTGCATAACCACATGGCCAGCTTTGCGGACGCCGGCGTCAGCGGAAAATCCAGGGAGTAG
- a CDS encoding TonB-dependent receptor domain-containing protein, with product MKRSKVLSALVFLPFALPAAGSESETDLDTLEPIVVTATLGPRTVGESLSSVTVIEEEAIRREAPAEFTDLLAAQPGIDLVTNGSYGKNTSVFTRGTANDSTVFLVDGVRLRSATSGGAPWQYFPADLVERVEIVRGPRSALYGADAVGGVIQAFTLDPKHGNRGWVETGAGNFNTQKTSAGASATHGTTRFSLSGLHKETDGTRIVKGDEDKGFRNTAGVGRVVHELPSGGEASFVILQSEGNTEFDGGNTDFMIRTLGVTLNTPVSDYWATSIQLSESADEQESFRTAGDSVFNTKTRTARWENTFTAGVHELAVGGELQSDEVKSTIEFDENSRTNAALFTQLRLNFGPSDIQLSFRGDDNEAYGRQETGGIALGHSFDRSHRVRLSYGTSFRAPTFNDLYYPLEIFDFGGSYAGNPDLKPEEGASVELGLSGRYQNWYWDAALYQLDVENLIELQSINGDLRPANVSEARIRGAELTSGLRANGWDLGVKLTLMDPRDRDTDNRLRRRSHQSLRVDLDRQMGAWSLGGTALASGYRYDDANNQNRLPGYVTFNLRAGWEFAPDWTARLTLQNVTDKEYATATRFDGSGYLAAGTAGFLSIRYDFR from the coding sequence ATGAAGCGTTCCAAAGTCCTGTCTGCCCTTGTGTTCCTACCGTTTGCCCTACCGGCGGCGGGTTCAGAGTCTGAAACCGACCTGGATACTCTCGAGCCTATTGTTGTAACTGCCACGCTTGGCCCCCGCACGGTGGGCGAAAGCCTGTCTTCGGTGACGGTCATTGAAGAAGAAGCCATCCGTCGTGAGGCGCCTGCCGAATTCACAGATCTGCTGGCGGCGCAGCCGGGCATTGATCTGGTCACCAACGGTTCCTATGGTAAGAACACCAGTGTATTCACCCGCGGCACCGCGAATGATTCCACGGTCTTTCTGGTGGATGGTGTGCGCCTTCGTTCTGCCACCAGCGGTGGCGCGCCCTGGCAGTATTTTCCTGCTGATCTGGTCGAGCGCGTGGAAATCGTCAGGGGGCCCCGCAGTGCACTCTACGGGGCTGACGCGGTAGGCGGTGTCATACAGGCCTTCACACTGGATCCAAAGCACGGCAACCGAGGTTGGGTTGAAACTGGTGCAGGCAACTTCAACACTCAGAAGACCAGTGCTGGGGCATCGGCGACTCATGGCACGACCCGTTTCAGCCTCAGCGGGCTGCACAAGGAAACCGATGGCACCAGAATTGTGAAGGGTGACGAGGACAAAGGCTTTCGCAACACCGCTGGCGTCGGGCGTGTGGTCCATGAATTGCCGAGTGGCGGAGAGGCCAGCTTTGTCATCTTGCAGTCAGAGGGCAACACGGAGTTTGACGGCGGCAACACGGATTTTATGATCAGAACGCTCGGCGTTACATTGAACACACCCGTCAGTGACTATTGGGCGACGTCCATCCAGCTTTCAGAGTCCGCTGACGAGCAGGAGAGCTTCCGCACTGCCGGGGATTCGGTATTCAACACCAAAACCCGAACCGCACGATGGGAAAATACGTTCACCGCCGGCGTGCACGAGCTTGCGGTCGGGGGAGAGCTACAATCCGACGAAGTGAAAAGCACCATCGAGTTCGATGAGAACAGTCGCACCAATGCCGCGTTGTTCACCCAACTGCGCTTGAACTTCGGCCCTTCCGATATTCAGTTGTCATTTCGCGGCGACGACAACGAGGCATACGGTCGACAGGAAACCGGTGGCATTGCCCTTGGCCACTCGTTTGACCGTTCCCATCGGGTGCGGCTGAGTTATGGCACCTCTTTCCGGGCGCCCACGTTCAATGATCTTTACTATCCTTTGGAGATCTTCGATTTCGGTGGCAGTTATGCCGGCAACCCGGATCTCAAGCCGGAGGAAGGCGCGTCCGTGGAGCTGGGGCTTAGCGGTCGTTACCAGAACTGGTACTGGGATGCCGCTCTTTATCAGCTGGACGTAGAGAATCTGATTGAACTACAGAGCATCAACGGGGATCTCCGGCCTGCCAACGTAAGTGAAGCCCGTATTCGTGGGGCGGAGCTGACCTCCGGTCTTCGTGCGAACGGTTGGGATCTTGGGGTCAAGCTCACCTTGATGGATCCGCGAGATCGTGACACGGATAACCGCCTGCGTCGTCGCAGTCACCAATCGCTGCGGGTAGACCTGGACCGCCAAATGGGCGCCTGGAGCCTGGGAGGCACCGCTCTGGCCAGTGGTTACCGCTACGACGATGCGAATAATCAGAATCGGTTACCAGGTTACGTCACCTTCAACCTCCGTGCAGGATGGGAGTTTGCTCCGGACTGGACAGCACGGCTGACGCTTCAGAACGTTACGGATAAGGAATACGCGACGGCAACCCGATTTGATGGTTCAGGCTACCTGGCGGCGGGAACCGCAGGGTTTCTTTCGATTCGCTATGACTTCCGATAA
- a CDS encoding FecCD family ABC transporter permease, translating into MVMSVGIGSVAIAPADVLLVFLGEGSNLHRTLILELRLPRTLSAFATGGLLAVAGALMQVLLRNPLADPYVLGLSGGAAVGALLAMLAGLGGAVISGSAFAGAMLATLMVFGLAHGTGSWTPSRLLLTGVVVAAGWGAVITLMLAISPARELPGMLYWLMGDVSYARAPWPGLGVLVLVCALVVPLGRSLNVLARGPMQAAALGISVRPLEWLIYILASLLTATAVTMAGSIGFVGLVVPHMLRLVLGNDQRLILPACALAGGILLVLADTLARVVIAPEQLPVGVITALLGVPTFLYLLYRSR; encoded by the coding sequence ATGGTGATGTCGGTCGGTATTGGCAGTGTCGCCATTGCACCTGCGGATGTGCTGTTGGTGTTTCTGGGTGAGGGCTCCAACCTGCACCGTACTCTGATTCTTGAGCTCCGGCTACCCAGAACGCTGTCGGCCTTTGCCACCGGAGGTCTGCTGGCGGTGGCCGGGGCATTGATGCAGGTGCTGCTGCGTAACCCGCTTGCCGATCCCTATGTGTTGGGGCTGTCCGGGGGTGCCGCCGTGGGGGCATTGCTGGCGATGTTGGCGGGGCTCGGCGGCGCGGTTATCTCCGGTTCTGCCTTTGCCGGTGCCATGCTGGCCACCTTGATGGTGTTCGGGCTCGCCCACGGCACCGGCAGCTGGACGCCCTCCCGCCTTTTGCTCACGGGGGTTGTGGTGGCGGCTGGCTGGGGGGCGGTCATTACCTTGATGCTGGCCATCAGCCCGGCCAGAGAGTTGCCGGGCATGTTGTACTGGCTCATGGGCGATGTGTCCTACGCCAGGGCACCCTGGCCGGGGCTTGGCGTGCTGGTGCTGGTCTGTGCGCTGGTGGTGCCTCTTGGCCGCAGTCTGAATGTATTGGCCCGTGGCCCCATGCAGGCTGCTGCCCTGGGGATTTCAGTGCGCCCACTGGAATGGCTGATTTACATACTTGCCAGCCTGCTCACGGCCACGGCGGTGACCATGGCCGGTAGCATAGGCTTTGTAGGGCTGGTGGTCCCGCATATGCTTCGGTTGGTGCTTGGTAACGACCAGCGCCTGATTTTACCGGCCTGTGCGTTAGCCGGTGGCATACTGTTGGTGCTGGCGGATACCCTGGCAAGGGTTGTGATCGCGCCGGAGCAACTGCCGGTGGGTGTGATCACCGCGCTGTTGGGCGTTCCCACTTTCCTGTATCTGTTGTACCGGAGTCGCTGA
- the cobU gene encoding bifunctional adenosylcobinamide kinase/adenosylcobinamide-phosphate guanylyltransferase — protein sequence MVNKLLVTGGIRSGKTGLAEQRARDAGTDVVYVATATAGDDEMALRIRRHQQQRPAHWQLVEEPVYLGRALSDLAAGHDTSPLVLVDCMSLWLSNLLFADRSLFQPERAAFLTAVETYPGPLVIVTNEVGLGTIGMDPLTRRFADELGWLNQALAQRCDEVVMSVAGLPLTLKAGG from the coding sequence ATGGTCAACAAGTTACTGGTCACAGGGGGCATCCGGTCCGGAAAAACGGGGCTGGCGGAACAGCGGGCGCGAGACGCCGGCACAGACGTGGTCTACGTGGCTACCGCCACCGCCGGTGATGATGAAATGGCCCTGCGGATCCGGCGCCACCAGCAGCAACGACCGGCACACTGGCAGCTGGTGGAGGAGCCCGTTTACCTTGGCCGGGCGCTGTCAGACCTGGCTGCCGGGCACGATACCTCGCCGCTGGTTCTGGTGGACTGCATGAGTCTCTGGTTGAGTAATCTCCTGTTCGCCGACCGTTCGCTGTTTCAGCCTGAACGTGCCGCCTTTCTGACTGCCGTGGAAACTTATCCAGGCCCCTTGGTGATCGTCACCAATGAGGTAGGCCTGGGCACCATCGGCATGGACCCCCTCACCCGTCGCTTTGCCGACGAGCTGGGATGGCTCAACCAGGCACTCGCGCAGCGCTGTGATGAGGTGGTGATGTCGGTGGCCGGTCTGCCACTGACCCTCAAGGCTGGTGGCTAA
- a CDS encoding histidine phosphatase family protein: MTTTVIDLMRHGEPEGGQMFRGSKDDPLSPVGWQQMEAAVHGHDHWDAIVSSPMTRCRLFAEQLAQRRRIPLHIEDDLREIGFGDWEGLTSRQVQERYGDHLSRFWQDPINSNPPGGEAMTDFYQRVTLGFDRWQDKLASQRILVVCHGGVIRMVLAKVLGIPLEKSFAGFSVPYACRSRIQVDQSEFGTFRSLVSHQP, encoded by the coding sequence ATGACAACCACCGTGATCGACCTGATGCGCCATGGCGAACCTGAGGGTGGGCAAATGTTCCGGGGCAGCAAGGACGACCCGCTGAGCCCCGTCGGCTGGCAGCAGATGGAAGCCGCCGTCCACGGTCACGACCATTGGGATGCCATTGTCAGCTCGCCAATGACACGGTGCCGCCTGTTTGCAGAACAGCTCGCGCAAAGACGCAGGATTCCCCTGCACATCGAAGATGACCTGCGGGAAATCGGATTCGGTGACTGGGAGGGGTTAACTTCGCGCCAGGTCCAGGAACGTTATGGCGACCATCTCAGCCGCTTCTGGCAGGATCCCATAAACTCCAACCCGCCCGGCGGCGAAGCCATGACCGACTTCTACCAGCGCGTCACCCTCGGGTTTGATCGCTGGCAGGACAAACTTGCGAGTCAGCGTATCCTGGTGGTTTGCCATGGTGGCGTTATTCGCATGGTGCTGGCCAAGGTGCTGGGCATTCCTCTGGAGAAATCGTTTGCCGGTTTTTCCGTGCCCTATGCCTGCCGCAGCCGGATTCAGGTAGACCAGTCCGAGTTTGGCACCTTCCGCAGCCTGGTTAGCCACCAGCCTTGA